The following coding sequences lie in one Zingiber officinale cultivar Zhangliang chromosome 2B, Zo_v1.1, whole genome shotgun sequence genomic window:
- the LOC122047223 gene encoding uncharacterized protein LOC122047223 isoform X2, with product MDDSWLSKCVDSSPQMSPLLATELGSQAVRSPHLTQAPAPASAAQVHKNTKHHFHSFIRQEAVLNDHARVQETAAVSNLNLGYRLGKTELGNSFLALLSDEFSHLPHSRMDIAKIHINNDKVLTGTGCVVPSINIPPLPENHGNGSLGNWNEHSSFVVSRTATNPASTKVPFLHNNVRLVGDSHHARDYVEVVPCQSSQSNNTGTAITPWDELCNSGRSANADKNSNKDVHASRIISFDAKSPISHNNSSYLRGRPLVFCRSTVGELFMGDAGLLGVLCFCHNSHMSVPKFCEHSGSPSVNPGEAVYLENGMNISHWCKQYLGIMAPDEIIGGEWSGGSATVDVSVGSKASYAPILLNNNVAISNIKSFGGSWRPAKPLSNSIPSSPYIKVRYTMQDKSINKEHDNVRLSYNFHGTKNCQKMIPSSVPASMPNAMKKQLLNTQKHPPISVGLEKVHSTLFKGKEIVVQQLNTSDGTYTGKHTSCMPLACSWTNGTVRHDDDIDDPNSSAEAPLADIDGASNIELRLGQPSEKYSAFAGSLGSSVLQIGPAYDTVKPQPYQQLKERSVSHAAAKTWTANQIRKNLHFSSSEASPYNKGSTQHAARSFNARNHFDSEGLTRDANMNPLISLFLSHLEGNNTSLSLDNLFNGSEHLSSKTPHNVCNSVGDSTHGTRSVCNTSTVNFPNKLDEGKNILTVESDTTKSDSMVQKQNEVTITREISAPFNSKCCQNSILGNGKDFSFYLDNQSNMVQKQSVGNTKQQEKTAFLSNKECDDPIPCGSSGTDLLKSDHLMSSTTLCSLETSKNIFATTKHSMDAKSKNSAFRRVVEFSTQESSNAAKANSQHHQLCCLSSSKPESCKDEFAVQTDLREGSYCKTHLNDSKVVRHSCPSCRSAVGMDIFSGHSCHTGSTRTCNCSCSTKRALLKSEKCCKRFSSCCNCDVDEQPCLRLGRLSNNCFPGDHKHEMFNHREHTSCSYGHCCTSVFPYCFHGFYTSGSNSTSKALSEQEVCGQANITHTTGDNNSNYLLPECKRIRLTHCDCSKNNSGLRNDQQTVFWRDVPKKNFAHAGASHDKFAEALKSTKSVGDQVPNYATEFNKAHLNSHVTKAPQMSNMSSGSSAPVLTQVSMEVNNSTPCIRTSTMMHDLVVDEGSGNEKCGSSDVVIRDGNEGFNTVDKVNVAKSRFDCLASDSSINPIDELHSKIPYKSKKVKCLNEGLAKKENGKYRCKLEMTPKTAVSKSEDHNPSFDPFGGPEILNNVRHLENDSSRSQEIEVSKPGCVMQRTNASHGSAAIIKRKRSVLSFNKFKERIGYQDGVPKDDDKQLQNDDISLRRLKRVGEKMKQGLVACSKHESRSGTAKPPKFMSLNCIANISSKISLPKKSKPVVCGNSGIISSGGTDGDQKPAKIISLASILKRARKCNLTETSDTAVSHHSETSEDAKNSAIFRRLEESCECLRKNGEDLNSPSTAKAFHSGNNTGIRCHLHSMQSISNLRCKDICTCSPGKLAAKFRHHAKSTCSSTTEINECSKLTMAKDQLNCSPSAICGLEDQDNKLHQQKILEPASPTAIGSFPFPKNNQDHAGKLSQVSRSSRSLLNPDAFCCVCGSSNQGDTNQLLECHDCLIKVHQACYGVSKIPKGNWCCRPCKCNSQDIVCVLCGYGDGAMTRAVKCQNIIKSLLKAWKVGKGSYSVKTIPSEHAEIDALNPDSADEASKFNNCGSVSETCTAESKSRMSGKYPAFNSIIAGSLDPSVTQWVHMVCALWTPGTRCPNVDTMNTFDVSGALPAKKNVCSLCKRSGGSCIECRVSSCSVPFHPWCAHQKGLLQSEIEGDDDEKVGFYGRCLHHAMPNNYRLDNHVVDPQQSLIKEECSCARTEVVRGRKRERTHQPNLQGPGKDGVCIVSQEQINAWLHINGQKCRASGLTKPSGSDVENDYRKEYILYKQLKRWKHLVVYKSGIHALGLYTSQFIPRGAMVVEYIGEIVGLRVADKREIEYQSGRRIQYKSACYFFRIDKEHIIDATRKGGIARFVNHACLPNCVAKVITVRNEKKVVFFAERDINPGEEITYDYHFNSEDEGEKIPCFCDSKNCRRYLN from the exons ATGGATGATTCCTGGCTCTCCAAATGCGTGGACTCGTCGCCGCAGATGTCACCATTACTTGCTACGGAGCTGGGTTCTCAGGCTGTGAGGTCGCCGCACTTAACGCAGGCGCCTGCGCCGGCGTCCGCGGCTCAG GTTCACAAGAACACAAAGCACCATTTCCATTCTTTCATTAGACAGGAGGCGGTTTTGAATGATCATGCAAGAGTTCAGGAGACTGCAGCTGTTAGTAATTTAAACTTAGGCTACAGATTGGGGAAGACAGAGCTGGGTAATTCATTTCTTGCTCTGTTATCTGATGAATTCTCCCATTTGCCTCATTCAAGAATGGACATAGCTAAGATTCATATCAACAATGACAAGGTTCTAACTGGCACTGGCTGTGTGGTACCATCAATAAATATTCCACCTCTACCAGAAAACCATGGAAATGGCTCTCTGGGAAATTGGAATGAGCATTCTTCTTTTGTTGTCTCTAGGACAGCAACAAATCCTGCTTCCACTAAAGTCCCTTTTCTCCACAACAATGTTCGATTAGTGGGCGATTCTCATCATGCGAGGGACTATGTGGAAGTAGTTCCTTGTCAATCCTCTCAGTCCAACAATACAGGAACTGCCATCACTCCATGGGATGAACTATGTAATTCAGGCAGGTCAGCAAATGCAGACAAAAACTCAAATAAGGATGTTCATGCCTCAAGGATTATTTCATTTGATGCCAAGTCTCCTATTTCACATAATAATTCTTCTTATCTTAGAGGGCGTCCCCTTGTCTTCTGTAGAAGTACCG TAGGAGAATTATTTATGGGTGATGCAGGACTTCTTGGAGTTTTATGCTTTTGTCATAACTCCCATATGTCAGTTCCCAAATTTTGTGAG CATTCAGGATCGCCTTCGGTGAATCCTGGTGAGGCTGTCTATTTGGAGAATGGAATGAACATATCACATTGGTGCAAGCAATATTTAGGG ATAATGGCACCAGATGAAATTATTGGAGGGGAGTGGTCAGGTGGTTCTGCAACAGTAGATGTTTCAGTTGGTTCCAAGGCCAGTTATGCTCCAATATTGTTGAACAACAATGTGGCAATTAGTAATATCAAGTCATTTGGTGGATCTTGGAGACCAGCAAAACCTTTGAGTAACTCTATTCCTAGCTCTCCATATATAAAGGTGAGATATACCATGCAGGACAAATCAATAAACAAGGAGCATGACAATGTGCGCCTAAGCTATAATTTTCATGGTACTAAAAATTGTCAAAAGATGATTCCCAGTTCAGTGCCAGCTAGCATGCCTAATGCAATGAAGAAACAACTCTTGAATACTCAGAAGCATCCTCCTATTAGTGTTGGTCTTGAAAAAGTTCACTCAACTTTATTTAAGGGTAAAGAAATTGTTGTTCAGCAATTGAATACTTCTGATGGCACTTATACTGGAAAACATACTTCTTGTATGCCCTTAGCATGTTCCTGGACCAATGGAACAGTGAGGCATGATGATGACATTGACGATCCCAACTCCTCTGCTGAAGCACCTCTGGCTGATATTGATGGTGCGTCAAACATTGAATTGAGGCTTGGCCAGCCATCTGAGAAATACAGTGCCTTTGCAGGTTCACTTGGATCGTCTGTACTACAAATTGGACCAGCATATGACACAGTGAAACCACAACCATATCAGCAACTAAAGGAACGAA GTGTTTCTCATGCAGCTGCTAAAACTTGGACTGCAAATCAAATCAGGAAAAATCTCCATTTCTCATCTTCGGAGGCATCTCCTTACAATAAAGGATCCACACAACATGCGGCTAGATCTTTTAATGCTCGTAACCATTTTGACTCTGAAGGTCTCACTCGTGATGCAAACATGAATCCCCTGATTTCATTGTTTCTATCGCATCTTGAAGGGAATAACACATCTTTATCATTGGATAACTTATTCAATGGTAGTGAGCACTTATCATCTAAGACGCCTCACAATGTTTGCAATTCTGTAGGAGACTCTACACATGGTACTAGAAGTGTATGTAACACCAGTACGGTGAATTTTCCCAATAAATTGGATGAAGGAAAGAATATTCTCACTGTTGAGAGTGACACGACAAAGTCTGACTCCATGGTACAAAAACAAAATGAGGTCACAATTACTAGAGAGATTTCTGCACCTTTTAATAGCAAATGCTGCCAAAACAGCATCCTTGGAAATGGTAAGGATTTTTCTTTCTATTTGGACAATCAATCTAACATGGTGCAGAAACAAAGTGTTGGAAACACCAAGCAGCAAGAGAAAACTGCTTTTCTCTCAAACAAGGAGTGTGATGATCCAATTCCTTGTGGATCATCCGGTACAGATTTGTTGAAATCAGACCATCTAATGTCTTCTACAACCCTTTGTTCTTTGGAAAcaagcaaaaatatttttgctaCAACCAAGCATTCTATGGATGCCAAATCAAAAAATTCTGCTTTTCGGCGTGTAGTTGAATTTTCAACTCAAGAAAGTTCAAACGCTGCTAAAGCAAACTCGCAACATCATCAATTGTGTTGTCTATCATCATCCAAACCTGAAAGTTGTAAGGATGAATTTGCAGTTCAGACAGACTTAAGGGAAGGATCTTACTGCAAAACTCATCTCAATGACTCTAAAGTTGTTAGACACTCATGCCCAAGCTGCCGATCTGCTGTCGGCATGGATATATTTTCTGGTCATTCTTGTCATACAG GTTCAACTAGAACCTGCAATTGCTCGTGTTCAACGAAAAGAGCACTGCTTAAATCTGAAAAATGCTGCAAAAGATTTTCAAGTTGCTGCAATTGTGATGTGGATGAACAACCTTGTCTGAG ACTGGGGAGGCTGTCAAATAATTGTTTTCCTGGTGATCATAAACATGAAATGTTCAATCACAGAGAACATACTTCTTGCTCATATGGACATTGCTGCACTtctgtatttccatattgctttCATGGTTTCTATACTTCGGGGAGTAATAGTACCTCTAAAGCCTTAAGTGAGCAGGAGGTTTGCGGACAAGCCAACATAACACATACCACCGGAGATAATAACAGCAACTATTTGTTACCAGAGTGCAAGAGAATTCGTCTAACTCATTGTGATTGTTCTAAGAATAATAGCGGCCTTAGAAATGATCAACAAACTGTCTTTTGGAGGGATGTTCCAAAAAAGAATTTTGCCCATGCTGGTGCTTCTCATGACAAGTTTGCAGAGGCATTGAAAAGCACAAAGAGCGTTGGCGATCAGGTTCCCAATTATGCCACTGAGTTCAACAAAGCTCATCTAAATTCCCATGTAACAAAAGCACCACAGATGTCTAATATGTCATCCGGATCCTCTGCTCCTGTCTTAACTCAAGTTTCAATGGAAGTCAATAATTCAACTCCCTGTATTAGAACTTCAACAATGATGCATGATTTAGTGGTTGATGAAGGATCAGGGAATGAGAAATGTGGATCATCTGATGTAGTCATCAGAGATGGCAACGAAGGCTTTAATACAGTCGACAAGGTGAATGTAGCTAAATCTAGGTTTGATTGCTTGGCAAGCGATTCGTCCATTAATCCTATTGATGAACTGCATTCGAAGATTCCATATAAATCCAAGAAAGTCAAGTGTCTCAATGAAGGGTTGGCAAAAAAAGAAAATGGGAAGTATCGATGCAAGCTTGAAATGACACCTAAAACTGCTGTAAGCAAATCTGAGGACCATAATCCATCATTTGATCCTTTTGGTGGCCCTGAAATACTGAACAATGTTAGGCATTTAGAAAATGATAGTTCTCGATCCCAAGAAATTGAAGTTTCCAAACCTGGTTGTGTGATGCAAAGAACAAATGCTTCTCATGGGTCTGCTGCAATTATCAAGAGAAAGCGTTCAGTTTTATCCTTCAACAAATTCAAGGAAAGAATTGGTTACCAAGATGGAGTGCCAAAGGATGACGACAAGCAGTTACAAAATGATGATATCTCACTTAGAAGACTCAAGCGTGTTGGAGAAAAGATGAAACAAGGGCTTGTTGCATGTTCAAAACATGAAAGTCGTAGTGGTACTGCAAAGCCACCTAAATTCATGTCGCTAAATTGTATTGCAAATATTTCAAGCAAGATTAGTTTACCTAAGAAGAGCAAGCCTGTTGTATGTGGAAATTCAGGTATCATTTCTAGTGGAGGAACTGATGGTGATCAAAAGCCTGCAAAAATAATTTCCTTGGCTTCAATACTAAAAAGGGCTAGAAAGTGCAACCTTACTGAAACCTCTGATACAGCTGTAAGCCATCATAGTGAAACCTCTGAGGATGCTAAAAATTCTGCAATCTTTCGTAGATTGGAAGAAAGTTGTGAATGCTTAAGAAAGAATGGTGAAGACTTGAACTCACCATCAACAGCAAAGGCATTCCATTCTGGAAATAACACAGGCATAAGATGTCATTTGCATTCTATGCAATCAATATCTAACTTACGGTGCAAGGATATTTGTACGTGCAGTCCTGGCAAACTTGCTGCAAAATTTAGGCATCATGCAAAGAGCACCTGCTCATCAACTACTGAGATTAATGAATGCTCAAAATTGACCATGGCAAAGGATCAGCTCAATTGTTCCCCTTCGGCTATTTGTG GATTGGAAGATCAAGATAATAAATTACATCAGCAGAAGATTTTAGAACCAGCATCGCCAACAGCTATTGGTTCTTTTCCCTTTCCTAAGAACAATCAAGATCATGCTGGCAAGCTGTCTCAAGTAAGCAGAAG TAGCCGCAGTCTTTTAAATCCAGATGCATTTTGTTGTGTCTGTGGAAGCTCGAATCAAGGTGACACCAATCAATTGTTAGAGTGTCATGACTGCTTGATTAAG GTGCACCAAGCCTGCTATGGAGTTTCAAAAATTCCCAAAGGTAATTGGTGCTGTCGTCCATGCAAGTGCAACTCCCAAGACATC GTTTGTGTTTTGTGTGGATATGGTGATGGAGCCATGACAAGGGCAGTAAAATGTCAGAATATTATCAAGAGTTTATTGAAGGCATGGAAAGTTGGTAAAGGATCCTATTCTGTGAAGACCATTCCTTCTGAACATGCAGAGATCGATGCTCTCAATCCTGATTCTGCAGATGAAGCCTCTAAATTCAACAACTGTGGTTCAGTTAGCGAGACTTGTACAGCTGAAAGCAAAAGTAGAATGTCAGGAAAATATCCGGCTTTTAACAGCATAATCGCCGGATCACTGGATCCATCTGTCACACAATGGGTGCATATGGTTTGCGCACTTTGGACACCTGGTACAAGATGTCCAAATGTTGACACAATGAATACTTTTGATGTGTCTGGTGCTTTACCTGCTAAGAAAAAT GTCTGTTCTTTGTGTAAACGTTCAGGAGGTTCATGCATAGAGTGCAGAGTTTCAAGTTGCTCTGTCCCATTTCATCCTTGGTGTGCACATCAGAAG GGTTTGCTACAAAGTGAAATTGAAGGTGATGATGATGAAAAAGTTGGCTTTTACGGGAGATGCCTGCATCATGCAATGCCCAATAATTATCGTCTTGATAATCATGTTGTGGATCCCCAACAAAGCCTGATAAAGGAAGAATGCTCGTGTGCTCGCACCGAG GTTGTTAGAGGTCGGAAAAGAGAGAGAACACACCAGCCTAATCTCCAAGGACCCGGTAAAGATGGCGTATGCATTGTTTCCCAGGAGCAGATAAATGCATGGCTTCATATTAATGGTCAGAAGTGCCGTGCTAGTGGTTTAACAAAGCCATCAGGTTCAGATGTCGAGAATGACTACCGG AAGGAATACATTCTATACAAGCAGTTAAAGAGATGGAAGCATTTGGTTGTTTACAAATCAGGAATCCATGCGCTTGGTCTGTACACATCGCAGTTTATTCCTCGCGGAGCCATG GTAGTTGAATATATCGGTGAGATTGTCGGACTACGAGTAGCCGACAAACGAGAGATTGAGTACCAATCAGGTAGAAGAATCCAATACAAGAGTGCTTGCTATTTCTTTAGGATTGATAAGGAACACATCATTGATGCCACACGCAAAGGCGGGATTGCCCGATTTGTCAACCATGCTTGCCTG CCAAACTGTGTCGCTAAAGTAATCACAGTCAGGAATGAGAAAAAG GTGGTTTTCTTCGCAGAGAGGGACATAAACCCTGGCGAGGAGATTACTTATGACTATCACTTCAACAGTGAAGATGAAGGCGAGAAAATTCCATGTTTCTGCGATTCAAAAAATTGCAGACGGTACCTGAACTGA